A single Ctenopharyngodon idella isolate HZGC_01 chromosome 22, HZGC01, whole genome shotgun sequence DNA region contains:
- the adnpb gene encoding activity-dependent neuroprotector homeobox b gives MFQLPVNNLSSLRRARKNVKKVLGDIGLEFCREHIDDFKDFVPNEFYIKNTAWDDVCMWDPSMTKSQEYRSKPFCCSGCTFSSKFFSAYKSHFRNVHSEDFENRILLNCPYCTYNGNKKTLETHIRLFHMPNNMVRQNVGGPQGAGVGLKDGARLDKTRDNIEQAVYYCKKCTYRDPLYNVVRKHIYREHFQHVAAPYLVRPGEKITPPNGTTAGSGAGSNADSGGANSTSTAIHCKRCLFVPRTYEALVQHVIEDHERIGYQVTAMIGHTNVVVPRAKPVIMVSPKAQGDKGLIGVMPKGTVVTGVRPLSTQQLSRIVIPKGSLNSSGLLSGVHLKQGAFGLKPGTTQSLTIGGQQVQLSIPQQSQTSKPQLSASLRSSVSASASTSILKIPQLNSRVQAAATTVSSVTSKKGNSVIGTSYTQKWKICTICNELFPENVYSSHFEKEHKAEKVPAVANYIMKIHNFTSKCLYCNRYLPSDTLLNHMLIHGLSCPHCRATFNDVEKMVTHMRGVHPNESVGPRTDSPLTFDLTLQQGNPKNVQLIVTTYNMRDAPEESVAFHAQNNALPPSLQGNKQVTPQVPKIPSDASDVIPAKATPQAAVPYKKDVGKTLCPLCFSILKGPISDSLAHHLRDRHQVIQTVHPVEKKLTYKCIHCLGVYTSNMTASTITLHLVHCRGVSKTQNGRPAPSARVAQAQGAGLKRAGLANFDQTEPKRRKSGTDDQTGHSPPVSTDKQDDPVVFALDPKGYENESYETRKAFLTQYFNRQPYPTRREVEKLASSLWLWKSDIASHFSNRRRRCMLNCETLNTRVLLGFKMQDIVDLHHPIKFDSKCYFENHKNDHKNDHKRRTSKYRIGRSANAIRFRQRATTNGDLQQKHGTLTRGSAKALLYSNGQKTILGSNCNDSTKSTLKPEALVNSEPIAVDSDSDNEVNVQNASLNAQSLSSEEPETNDKVEGSDSDIREDTHSENGYGEKDLLNETRQRKGECQSGITNKLEQSETQLTKQQV, from the exons GACTTTAAGGACTTTGTTCCCAATGAGTTCTACATTAAAAACACCGCATGGGACGATGTGTGTATGTGGGATCCCTCAATGACCAAATCACAA GAGTATCGCTCAAAGCCGTTCTGTTGTTCAGGATGTACATTCTCCTCCAAGTTTTTCTCTGCCTACAAGAGTCACTTTCGTAATGTGCACAGTGAGGACTTTGAAAACCGCATTCTCCTGAACTGCCCCTATTGCACTTACAATGGGAACAAAAAGACTTTGGAGACACACATCAGACTGTTTCATATGCCCAACAATATGGTGCGCCAGAATGTTGGAGGACCTCAGGGAGCAGGGGTTGGTTTGAAAGATGGTGCTCGACTGGACAAGACACGTGATAATATAGAGCAAGCAGTGTACTACTGCAAGAAATGCACTTACAGGGACCCACTATATAATGTGGTGCGAAAGCATATCTACCGAGAACATTTTCAACACGTAGCGGCACCGTACTTGGTGAGGCCTGGTGAGAAGATAACACCACCCAATGGGACAACAGCAGGCTCTGGTGCAGGAAGCAATGCTGATTCTGGTGGTGCTAACAGTACGAGCACAGCCATCCACTGCAAACGGTGCCTATTTGTACCCCGTACCTATGAAGCCCTTGTGCAGCATGTCATTGAGGACCATGAGCGCATTGGTTATCAAGTTACTGCCATGATTGGACACACCAATGTAGTAGTACCTCGGGCGAAGCCTGTGATTATGGTGTCCCCTAAAGCTCAGGGTGATAAGGGCCTCATTGGTGTAATGCCAAAGGGTACAGTAGTGACTGGGGTACGGCCTTTATCCACTCAGCAGCTGAGCCGAATTGTCATTCCTAAAGGGAGTTTGAACTCAAGTGGTCTCCTGTCAGGTGTTCACCTGAAACAGGGAGCATTTGGTCTGAAGCCAGGGACTACACAATCCTTGACCATCGGAGGACAACAGGTTCAGCTGTCAATCCCACAGCAGTCTCAAACAAGCAAACCACAGCTTTCTGCTAGTCTCCGCAGTTCGGTTTCTGCATCTGCATCCACTTCCATACTAAAGATCCCTCAGCTGAACTCTCGAGTTCAGGCAGCAGCTACTACAGTGTCATCTGTTACCTCCAAGAAGGGCAACTCTGTCATCGGCACATCTTACACTCAAAAATGGAAGATCTGCACCATCTGCAATGAGCTGTTTCCAGAAAATGTGTATAGTTCGCATTTTGAAAAGGAGCACAAAGCGGAAAAGGTACCGGCGGTGGCCAACTACATCATGAAAATTCACAACTTCACCAGTAAATGCTTATACTGCAACCGTTACCTACCTAGCGACACACTTCTTAACCACATGTTGATACATGGCTTATCTTGCCCGCACTGCAGGGCCACATTCAATGATGTGGAAAAAATGGTGACGCACATGCGAGGGGTACATCCCAATGAATCCGTTGGGCCACGGACAGACTCCCCACTTACTTTTGACCTCACACTTCAGCAGGGAAATCCCAAGAATGTCCAGCTGATCGTCACCACATATAACATGCGGGATGCCCCAGAAGAATCTGTGGCATTCCATGCCCAAAACAACGCATTACCACCATCATTGCAGGGGAATAAACAGGTTACCCCACAAGTCCCAAAGATACCCTCAGATGCCTCAGACGTCATACCGGCTAAGGCTACACCACAAGCAGCTGTACCTTATAAGAAGGATGTAGGCAAAACACTTTGTCCTCTCTGCTTCTCAATTCTTAAGGGACCTATCTCAGATTCTCTAGCTCATCACTTGCGTGACCGCCATCAAGTTATACAAACGGTTCATCCTGTGGAGAAGAAGTTGACTTACAAGTGCATCCATTGCCTTGGCGTCTACACTAGTAACATGACAGCTTCCACTATCACTTTGCATCTTGTGCACTGCCGGGGTGTCAGCAAAACTCAAAACGGCCGGCCTGCTCCCTCTGCGAGAGTTGCGCAGGCACAGGGTGCTGGTCTCAAACGGGCAGGTTTAGCAAATTTCGACCAAACTGAGCCAAAGAGAAGAAAATCCGGAACCGATGACCAGACTGGGCATAGCCCACCAGTTTCAACTGACAAACAAGACGACCCTGTAGTCTTTGCCCTGGACCCGAAGGGTTACGAGAATGAGTCCTACGAGACACGAAAAGCTTTCCTCACTCAGTACTTCAACAGGCAGCCTTACCCCACTCGCCGAGAGGTGGAGAAGCTTGCGTCCAGTCTCTGGCTTTGGAAATCTGACATTGCGAGCCACTTCTCAAATCGAAGGAGGAGATGTATGCTGAATTGTGAAACGTTAAACACTCGGGTCCTGCTGGGATTCAAAATGCAAGACATTGTAGATTTGCATCATCCCATTAAGTTTGACTCAAAGTGCTATTTCGAGAACCATAAAAATGACCATAAAAATGACCATAAAAGACGAACTTCTAAGTATCGCATAGGCAGATCTGCAAATGCCATTCGCTTTCGGCAAAGAGCTACAACCAATGGTGACCTGCAGCAGAAGCATGGGACGCTAACAAGGGGTTCCGCCAAAGCCTTGCTTTACTCAAATGGTCAAAAGACCATCCTAGGGAGCAACTGCAATGATTCAACGAAGAGCACCTTAAAACCTGAAGCACTTGTCAATTCTGAACCAATTGCTGTGGACTCGGACAGCGATAATGAGGTGAATGTGCAAAATGCTAGTCTAAATGCACAGTCCCTTAGTAGTGAGGAACCAGAGACAAATGATAAAGTGGAAGGAAGTGACTCTGACATCAGGGAGGACACCCACAGCGAAAACGGCTATGGGGAGAAAGACTTGTTAAATGAAACAAGGCAACGAAAGGGCGAATGTCAGTCAGGTATCACAAACAAGCTTGAACAATCAGAGACTCAGTTAACCAAGCAACAGGTCTGA